A genomic region of Vibrio sp. 10N contains the following coding sequences:
- a CDS encoding amidase, whose protein sequence is MALNRRDFIKSAVVLSTVTLPSTSFASSQKGTSMSLDNLHLLTATEMSQKIRSKEVTSEQLVLACLAQIELHNPKLNAVFQVQKEQALEQARAADAAFKQGKILGPLHGVPYALKDLFEAKGVITTAGSNMFKNNLPTEDATIVTRLKKAGAILIGKSNTPELALSDECNSPVYGRTNNPYDVTRTPGGSSGGAAAAIAARMIPFDVGSDIGGSVRIPAHFCGICALKPTHGRIPTTGHIPSYGDAFSQFNHVGPMARSVDDLELLLNVLAGPDWQDPLAYDAPLSKSDTVNVADLRVGFYTDDGLVKVPAIFKQAVDTAVDAAKQAGCATSHQLPEQVQFGGEILVEHFLYDGSHHLREFVNKHGKDLMGEELAGWLSLGTDATIEDAQRTNARLAELRNSMIKVFEHADVLIAPVAPVVAFKHGSADGTADSSMMQAYNLTGWPVATIPVMLSEEGMPIGIQIIGRPWKDQEVLAIAKAIESRLPELPMPTL, encoded by the coding sequence ATGGCTTTAAATCGTCGAGACTTTATTAAGTCTGCTGTGGTGTTATCCACGGTAACCCTACCCTCCACCTCTTTCGCCTCTAGCCAGAAAGGAACATCAATGAGCTTAGATAATCTTCACTTACTGACCGCCACTGAAATGAGCCAAAAAATACGCTCAAAGGAAGTCACATCAGAGCAACTTGTTCTAGCGTGTTTAGCGCAGATTGAACTGCACAACCCAAAACTGAATGCGGTATTCCAAGTTCAAAAAGAGCAGGCGCTAGAACAAGCTAGAGCTGCGGATGCTGCCTTCAAACAAGGTAAGATACTGGGACCACTTCACGGTGTGCCATATGCGCTCAAAGACCTATTCGAGGCAAAAGGCGTCATCACCACTGCCGGCAGTAATATGTTCAAAAACAACCTGCCGACAGAAGATGCCACTATTGTCACTAGGCTAAAAAAAGCCGGTGCGATTCTGATTGGGAAAAGCAACACTCCGGAGCTAGCCCTGTCTGATGAATGCAATAGCCCAGTTTACGGCCGCACAAACAACCCATACGATGTAACAAGAACGCCGGGGGGCAGTTCAGGTGGTGCTGCGGCTGCGATTGCGGCTCGAATGATCCCCTTTGATGTAGGCAGTGACATTGGTGGCAGTGTGCGAATTCCTGCTCACTTCTGCGGCATCTGTGCCCTTAAGCCAACACACGGCCGTATTCCAACGACGGGTCACATCCCAAGCTACGGCGATGCATTCTCTCAGTTTAATCACGTTGGTCCAATGGCGCGCAGCGTCGATGACCTAGAACTGCTACTCAACGTACTCGCGGGTCCTGATTGGCAAGATCCACTTGCATACGATGCGCCGCTATCAAAAAGTGACACTGTAAATGTCGCTGACTTACGTGTTGGTTTCTACACCGACGACGGACTGGTGAAAGTCCCAGCTATCTTTAAGCAAGCGGTTGATACCGCGGTAGACGCGGCCAAACAAGCGGGCTGTGCGACATCTCATCAACTGCCAGAGCAGGTTCAGTTTGGTGGTGAAATCCTAGTTGAACACTTCTTGTATGATGGTAGTCATCACCTACGTGAGTTCGTGAATAAACACGGCAAGGACTTAATGGGCGAAGAGCTCGCCGGTTGGTTGTCGTTAGGTACTGATGCCACTATTGAGGATGCGCAGCGTACCAATGCACGTCTTGCTGAGCTGCGTAACTCTATGATCAAAGTCTTCGAGCATGCAGATGTGTTGATAGCTCCTGTTGCGCCTGTCGTCGCCTTTAAACACGGTTCCGCCGACGGTACTGCGGACTCATCCATGATGCAAGCCTACAACCTGACAGGTTGGCCAGTAGCAACGATCCCAGTCATGCTAAGCGAAGAAGGTATGCCTATTGGTATTCAGATTATTGGTCGCCCATGGAAAGACCAAGAGGTTCTAGCCATTGCTAAGGCCATTGAATCTCGCCTACCTGAGCTTCCAATGCCAACGTTATAA
- a CDS encoding cellulose-binding domain-containing protein has translation MFRMNKVTLSIACLVFSSHVFAAEPYDATQSYSGGSQVTVDGTSYEAKWWVGAGQSPTDTYANEWDSPWKVVSGTEPSPEPEPSPEPTPDPSPEPTPDPTPKPTPDPGTPPSSGACADFNVYPDWTQGNHATAGDIMVNENVAYKANWWTSSIPGSDSSWATHLDCGGTSSEPGAKLALPNPLDPVRLEVAGWPSHLVVASPASLDAPASQYFATSSSQDLADVSKLTNTFAALIQMAEAAGSSSIVLTSDVLDIATADKGQALGAVAVKQALTAAVASTASAIDAGAINALTDDVNGWAQAHNLIISTLAPQATFGWTLTIGDFAYNAHSGKRAVWNAASSSSADLLSSSALYDAGSNTKADFIAFTKSADTPALTDEQWYYALEYVKQVSDHIRTPALLTSMPTSQTVDYFMGNLSKQGQLRKAAHSNVFAILFDSETVELTNKIEQYQTAKLPLYYVGESITNGPLTRIAALNSELASAENAMNNQAFLYEVSQGNWAPSTVYKWADFLAGLNSMHNVGVAGNTFWLLDETADDATNAKYAKVAIAAFLSQSMQETIRYNACDENNWSEVRYGAAVNYPMTASCGQLGQKYADYGMDSVTGIDHPYSCPRDPKMEVSALTNAKWYGAPAPIFAAPDSVLAEKGLLVNGNVGRWTNDGHCMEVPSTVDSSQQVWERADCKVYEGQKAGKFIWDGSDTTGTVEGCGWWGRGVIQTTGRQNFGTLNHFMGRSHVNPDTIGTTVNGVVVEAPPANPLYADLDFCSNPGLICSSEENREIKWIAGLFYWVSSVQTYNDEGGPYAAWNYHTELKKYVDGGMQGTEFIDAVSGIVNRGCPDSSCPVSGKVHAVKERQDNFKLVLQTLGLNPQ, from the coding sequence ATGTTTAGGATGAACAAGGTCACGCTCTCTATAGCGTGCCTAGTGTTTAGCAGCCATGTGTTTGCTGCTGAACCTTATGATGCCACGCAGTCGTACTCTGGTGGTAGTCAAGTAACCGTGGATGGCACCTCCTACGAAGCTAAATGGTGGGTTGGGGCTGGTCAAAGTCCGACGGACACTTATGCAAATGAATGGGATTCTCCATGGAAAGTGGTCAGTGGTACCGAGCCTTCACCGGAGCCAGAGCCTTCACCAGAACCAACCCCTGATCCTTCTCCTGAACCAACTCCAGATCCAACGCCTAAGCCAACACCAGACCCTGGCACACCTCCTTCAAGTGGTGCGTGTGCTGACTTCAATGTTTACCCAGATTGGACGCAAGGCAACCACGCTACAGCTGGCGACATTATGGTCAACGAAAATGTAGCTTATAAGGCCAACTGGTGGACGTCTTCCATTCCGGGTAGCGATAGCAGCTGGGCGACGCATCTTGATTGTGGTGGAACCTCTTCAGAACCAGGCGCGAAACTTGCTCTGCCAAACCCTCTTGATCCGGTGAGATTGGAAGTAGCCGGGTGGCCAAGTCATTTGGTAGTAGCAAGTCCTGCTTCTCTTGATGCGCCAGCGAGTCAATATTTTGCAACCAGTAGCAGCCAAGATCTGGCTGACGTTTCTAAATTGACCAATACTTTTGCTGCGCTCATTCAAATGGCTGAAGCGGCGGGCAGCAGTTCGATTGTACTTACATCTGATGTGCTGGACATAGCGACGGCCGACAAAGGGCAAGCGCTTGGTGCTGTTGCGGTCAAACAAGCACTCACAGCGGCAGTGGCTTCAACCGCAAGCGCGATTGATGCGGGTGCCATTAATGCACTGACTGATGATGTTAATGGCTGGGCGCAGGCTCATAACCTTATTATTTCTACTTTAGCGCCTCAGGCGACCTTTGGCTGGACATTAACTATCGGTGACTTTGCTTACAATGCTCATTCCGGTAAGCGAGCTGTTTGGAATGCAGCCTCTTCATCTTCTGCAGATTTGCTATCAAGTTCTGCACTTTATGACGCTGGGTCGAATACCAAAGCTGATTTCATCGCCTTTACTAAATCGGCGGACACGCCTGCGCTAACTGATGAGCAGTGGTATTACGCTTTAGAATATGTGAAGCAAGTCTCTGATCACATCCGTACCCCAGCGCTATTAACCTCTATGCCAACATCGCAAACAGTCGATTACTTTATGGGGAACTTGTCCAAACAAGGTCAGCTTCGTAAGGCTGCACATAGCAATGTGTTTGCGATTTTGTTTGATAGTGAAACGGTAGAACTTACCAATAAGATTGAGCAGTACCAAACCGCTAAGTTGCCGCTGTACTATGTGGGAGAGAGCATCACCAACGGTCCTCTTACCCGTATCGCTGCACTTAACAGCGAGTTGGCAAGTGCGGAAAATGCAATGAACAATCAGGCGTTCTTGTATGAAGTCTCGCAGGGTAACTGGGCACCATCGACTGTGTATAAATGGGCGGACTTCCTTGCCGGTCTTAACTCTATGCACAACGTCGGTGTGGCGGGCAATACATTCTGGCTACTGGACGAGACGGCTGATGACGCGACCAATGCCAAATACGCTAAAGTTGCGATTGCAGCTTTCCTATCACAAAGTATGCAAGAGACCATTCGTTACAATGCCTGTGATGAAAACAACTGGTCAGAAGTCAGATACGGCGCTGCAGTTAACTACCCGATGACGGCAAGTTGTGGTCAGCTGGGACAGAAGTACGCCGATTATGGCATGGATTCGGTGACAGGTATTGATCATCCGTATTCATGTCCGCGCGATCCTAAAATGGAAGTGAGTGCACTGACCAATGCCAAGTGGTACGGCGCACCGGCTCCGATTTTTGCGGCGCCAGACTCTGTTCTTGCCGAGAAAGGCCTGCTGGTGAATGGTAATGTTGGTCGTTGGACTAACGACGGTCACTGTATGGAAGTCCCATCGACGGTGGATAGTTCACAGCAAGTGTGGGAGCGTGCTGACTGTAAAGTTTATGAAGGTCAAAAGGCTGGTAAGTTTATCTGGGATGGCAGCGATACGACTGGAACGGTTGAAGGCTGTGGCTGGTGGGGACGTGGTGTTATTCAAACCACTGGTCGTCAAAACTTTGGTACGCTTAACCACTTTATGGGACGTTCGCATGTTAATCCAGACACCATCGGAACCACGGTTAATGGTGTGGTTGTAGAAGCGCCTCCTGCTAATCCTCTTTATGCTGATTTGGATTTCTGTTCAAACCCAGGCTTAATTTGTAGCTCAGAAGAGAATCGCGAAATCAAATGGATTGCAGGTTTGTTCTACTGGGTCTCTTCGGTCCAAACTTACAATGATGAAGGTGGTCCGTACGCGGCTTGGAACTATCATACTGAGCTTAAGAAATACGTAGACGGTGGAATGCAAGGCACAGAGTTCATCGATGCGGTGTCAGGTATTGTTAACCGTGGCTGCCCTGATAGTAGTTGTCCGGTGAGTGGTAAGGTTCACGCGGTGAAAGAGCGTCAGGACAACTTTAAGCTGGTATTGCAAACGCTAGGGTTGAACCCGCAATAA
- a CDS encoding acyl-CoA thioesterase, whose amino-acid sequence MYPFLRLAKTIFQSNKKPAISYTEQDEIEFRCHPWDIDMFMEMNNGRILTLYDLGRTALSVKCGLMRTLKQNRWGLVVAGSSVRYRKRVRMFDKITMKTQCVATDDKWFYLEQSMWVKGHPCSSVLIRAGVTSKNGIVPPLQVIDAAGEKPMTSDIPMWVQEWIDSEQHRPWPPTANQSADASPVQVSEQ is encoded by the coding sequence ATGTACCCTTTTTTAAGACTGGCCAAGACCATTTTTCAATCTAATAAGAAGCCAGCCATCAGTTATACCGAGCAAGATGAAATCGAATTTCGCTGTCATCCATGGGACATTGATATGTTCATGGAAATGAACAACGGTCGCATTCTTACCCTTTATGATTTGGGACGCACGGCGCTATCGGTCAAGTGTGGATTGATGCGTACTCTCAAACAAAACCGTTGGGGTTTAGTGGTCGCCGGAAGTTCGGTTCGCTATCGTAAGCGCGTGCGTATGTTCGACAAGATCACTATGAAAACCCAGTGTGTTGCTACTGATGACAAATGGTTCTATCTTGAGCAGTCGATGTGGGTAAAAGGACATCCTTGTTCTTCGGTTCTGATTCGCGCAGGTGTCACCTCGAAAAACGGCATTGTGCCTCCTTTACAAGTGATTGACGCTGCGGGTGAGAAGCCAATGACAAGTGATATTCCAATGTGGGTGCAAGAGTGGATAGATTCGGAGCAGCATCGTCCATGGCCGCCAACTGCGAACCAAAGCGCCGATGCTTCACCAGTTCAAGTGAGCGAGCAGTAA
- a CDS encoding fumarylacetoacetate hydrolase family protein — MKLATLNNNTRDGQLVVVSRDLSQYIAVPEIAPTLQAALDNWQQLEPLLEEVYLGLNQGILLQALPFEQSQCESPLPRAYQWADGSAYVNHVELVRKARGAEMPESFWTDPLMYQGGSDTFLAPHAPIVMESEQWGIDFEGEIAVITDDVPMGASTEQAHRAIRLLMLVNDVSLRGLIPGELAKGFGFFQSKPSSAFSPVAVTPDELGKAWHDSKVHLPLISHYNREPFGHPNAGVDMTFDFAELVAHAAKTRPLSAGCIVGSGTVSNKQGTEYGTSIEEGGVGYSCIAERRMIETIRDGQPTTSFMRFGDSIKIEMLDDNGQSIFGTIEQTVEKH; from the coding sequence ATGAAACTAGCAACACTTAACAATAACACCCGCGATGGCCAGTTGGTTGTCGTCAGTCGAGATCTCAGCCAATATATTGCCGTCCCTGAGATTGCTCCAACGCTGCAAGCCGCTCTAGATAACTGGCAACAACTTGAGCCTCTGCTAGAAGAAGTTTACCTCGGTCTTAACCAAGGCATTTTACTGCAAGCGCTACCATTTGAGCAATCGCAATGCGAATCCCCTCTCCCACGAGCTTACCAATGGGCGGATGGCTCGGCTTATGTCAATCACGTAGAGTTGGTTCGTAAAGCACGCGGAGCAGAAATGCCAGAGAGCTTTTGGACCGATCCACTGATGTACCAAGGCGGCTCAGACACCTTCTTAGCACCGCACGCGCCTATTGTGATGGAAAGCGAGCAATGGGGCATCGACTTTGAAGGAGAAATCGCTGTCATTACCGATGACGTCCCTATGGGGGCAAGTACAGAGCAAGCTCACCGCGCGATTCGACTTCTGATGCTCGTCAATGACGTATCGCTACGTGGACTGATTCCTGGGGAGCTCGCCAAGGGGTTCGGGTTCTTTCAATCTAAGCCTTCATCGGCCTTTTCTCCGGTAGCCGTCACGCCCGACGAGCTTGGCAAAGCATGGCACGACAGTAAGGTTCACTTGCCACTGATCTCACACTACAACCGCGAACCATTCGGACACCCAAATGCGGGCGTTGATATGACATTCGATTTTGCCGAATTGGTTGCCCACGCAGCGAAAACAAGACCACTGTCGGCTGGCTGCATCGTCGGTTCCGGCACAGTCTCGAACAAGCAAGGCACCGAATACGGCACATCCATTGAAGAAGGCGGCGTTGGTTACTCATGCATTGCAGAGAGGCGAATGATTGAGACCATTCGCGATGGTCAGCCAACCACATCGTTTATGCGCTTTGGCGATAGCATCAAAATAGAAATGCTAGACGATAACGGTCAATCCATCTTTGGCACTATTGAGCAAACGGTCGAAAAGCACTGA
- a CDS encoding PPC domain-containing DNA-binding protein: MTISLIASRLTRGQDLKLAIAELILQHNLTAGSMASCVGCLSKVHLRLAGAERTLLLEEPLEIVSIMGTLTPDHQHIHISVANQHGEVLGGHLLEGSIVDTTAELMIHHYVEHHFERKYDEQTGYSELVLKG, translated from the coding sequence ATGACGATATCACTTATTGCTAGTCGACTGACTCGCGGTCAAGATCTAAAACTTGCCATTGCTGAACTTATTCTCCAGCACAACTTAACCGCTGGGTCTATGGCTTCTTGTGTTGGTTGTCTATCGAAAGTACACCTTCGCCTTGCAGGTGCAGAGAGAACCTTGCTACTTGAGGAGCCATTAGAGATCGTCTCGATAATGGGCACACTCACCCCAGATCATCAACACATTCATATTTCGGTGGCTAACCAACATGGAGAGGTATTGGGTGGGCATCTTCTCGAAGGAAGCATCGTCGATACGACAGCTGAGTTAATGATTCATCACTATGTAGAGCACCATTTTGAAAGAAAATATGATGAACAAACCGGGTATTCTGAGCTAGTCCTTAAAGGCTAA
- the maiA gene encoding maleylacetoacetate isomerase encodes MILYDYWRSSAAFRVRIALNLKGISFQSVPINLIKDGGQQHSPEYAALNPNELVPLLVDGEITLNQSLTIIDYLDECYPGQRLTPSEGKQRYLVKALAQDIAIDIHPINNLRVIQHLQQQFDIDEQDKVRWMQHWISSGFSALEQKLAPVRGDYCVGNEVSLVDVCLVPQVYNAQRFGVDMSSYPYIDEIAGRLSKLDAFQKALPENQKDAT; translated from the coding sequence TTGATTCTATACGACTACTGGCGGTCATCGGCGGCTTTTCGGGTACGGATAGCGTTAAACCTAAAAGGTATTTCGTTTCAATCCGTACCGATAAACCTCATCAAAGATGGGGGACAGCAACACTCGCCCGAGTACGCCGCACTCAACCCGAATGAACTGGTGCCACTACTAGTTGATGGTGAAATAACACTCAATCAATCGCTGACCATCATCGATTACTTGGATGAGTGTTATCCCGGACAACGATTGACACCGAGCGAGGGTAAGCAGCGTTATCTGGTGAAAGCACTGGCGCAGGACATTGCAATCGACATTCATCCAATCAACAACCTGAGAGTGATTCAACACTTACAACAGCAATTTGATATCGATGAGCAAGATAAAGTGCGCTGGATGCAACATTGGATTAGCTCAGGTTTTAGCGCTCTGGAGCAAAAGCTGGCACCTGTTCGTGGTGACTATTGTGTTGGAAATGAAGTGAGTCTTGTTGATGTCTGTTTGGTGCCTCAGGTTTACAACGCCCAGCGCTTTGGGGTCGATATGTCGTCCTACCCGTACATAGATGAAATAGCGGGCAGGCTTAGTAAACTCGACGCCTTTCAGAAAGCCTTGCCCGAGAACCAAAAAGACGCCACATAA
- a CDS encoding efflux RND transporter periplasmic adaptor subunit: protein MKTRNVALLALAVGAGLGIVGTQYFGTHSMNAMSSQTGTSSDANEPLYWVAPMDPNYKRDQPGKSPMGMDLIPVYADDLNGANDKPGTVKIDPAVENNLGVKTASVEKQKLSPRIATVGYIAFDESRLWQTNVRVAGWVEKLYINAVGERVNRGDVLFKLYSPELVKAQEELLNAYRTKRNSLIKGATERLITLGVDKAQIRDIVRQGKASQTIDIKALGNGVVATLNVREGGYLSPSQSVISAGPIDQVWVDAEVFERQAEWIKSGSSAVMTLDAIPGKEWQGEVDYVYPILDPSTRTLRVRLKFDNPDFQLKPNMFANIALQPQTDEAVLTIPRSAVIRSGGMSRVVLSEGDGKYRSARIRVGREASDRIEVLEGLTIEDIVVTSAQFMLDSESSQSADLSRINGVEPPAETVWAKGEITNVMAGHAMLTINHQPVPEWNWPGMVMDFNVEPDVAMDKLAAGQQIEFEMAKTPDGQYTVTAINPSENPMPTEIWVNGSISMLMADFGMITIEHSDVPEWNWQSGEMNFSTDGSVDFTGFEEGDTARFLIKKQGSEFILSELKHGGEQP, encoded by the coding sequence ATGAAAACACGAAATGTCGCCCTATTGGCGCTGGCCGTTGGTGCAGGTCTCGGAATAGTGGGAACGCAGTATTTCGGCACACACTCGATGAACGCCATGTCGTCACAAACTGGAACCAGTAGCGATGCCAATGAACCGCTTTACTGGGTCGCACCTATGGATCCCAATTACAAGCGCGACCAACCAGGTAAGTCTCCAATGGGTATGGATCTTATTCCAGTCTACGCCGATGACCTTAATGGCGCGAATGACAAACCAGGTACCGTCAAAATCGACCCGGCTGTGGAGAACAATTTGGGTGTAAAAACCGCCTCCGTCGAGAAACAAAAGCTCTCGCCACGGATTGCTACCGTCGGTTACATCGCCTTTGATGAAAGCCGTCTCTGGCAAACCAACGTACGTGTCGCAGGTTGGGTAGAAAAGCTTTACATCAATGCCGTGGGGGAACGAGTCAATAGAGGTGATGTGCTATTTAAGCTTTACTCGCCTGAGTTAGTCAAGGCGCAAGAGGAGCTACTCAATGCCTATCGAACTAAGCGAAACTCTCTTATCAAAGGGGCGACCGAGCGCCTGATCACCCTTGGTGTCGACAAGGCGCAAATACGCGACATCGTCCGTCAAGGCAAAGCATCACAAACCATTGATATCAAAGCGCTAGGTAATGGTGTTGTCGCTACGCTCAATGTGCGAGAAGGTGGGTATTTGTCCCCATCGCAATCGGTGATCAGTGCTGGGCCTATCGACCAAGTATGGGTCGATGCCGAGGTGTTCGAACGCCAAGCCGAATGGATCAAAAGCGGCAGTAGCGCGGTGATGACGTTGGATGCCATCCCAGGCAAAGAATGGCAAGGTGAAGTCGATTATGTCTATCCGATCCTAGACCCATCCACTCGAACCCTGCGCGTTAGGCTCAAATTCGACAACCCGGATTTTCAGCTCAAACCGAATATGTTCGCCAATATCGCTCTGCAACCACAAACCGATGAGGCTGTTCTAACGATCCCGCGCTCAGCGGTTATTCGCTCAGGTGGCATGAGCCGAGTTGTTCTTTCAGAAGGTGACGGCAAGTATCGCTCCGCTCGCATTCGTGTTGGCCGAGAAGCCAGTGATCGTATTGAGGTACTGGAAGGATTAACCATAGAAGACATCGTAGTGACATCAGCACAATTCATGCTCGATTCAGAATCTAGCCAAAGCGCTGATTTGTCGCGTATCAATGGCGTAGAGCCTCCGGCTGAAACTGTGTGGGCAAAAGGCGAGATCACCAATGTGATGGCGGGTCACGCTATGTTGACCATTAATCATCAACCGGTACCTGAATGGAACTGGCCGGGCATGGTGATGGATTTCAACGTCGAGCCAGACGTCGCGATGGATAAACTTGCAGCGGGTCAACAGATCGAGTTTGAAATGGCCAAAACGCCAGATGGTCAATACACCGTCACGGCAATCAACCCTAGCGAGAACCCTATGCCAACCGAGATCTGGGTCAATGGCAGCATCTCTATGCTAATGGCCGATTTTGGCATGATTACTATTGAGCACAGTGACGTACCGGAGTGGAACTGGCAGTCGGGAGAGATGAACTTCTCCACAGATGGCAGCGTTGATTTCACTGGATTTGAAGAGGGTGATACCGCGCGCTTTTTGATTAAGAAACAAGGCAGTGAGTTTATTTTGTCTGAGCTCAAACATGGAGGAGAGCAGCCATGA
- a CDS encoding TolC family protein: MVLFAPAAQASSSAGAPQQSQASVQALSLDTLINMAIANDANRTQYHAQSRAMRDTGIASSTLKDPVLKVGVGGLPTDSFRFDQDPMTNISVGMMQQFGRGDTLGLQNKKAQQQADGIELQVKVRELDIANSITQLWLELGFQQHSERVLKEKRSLMVEMERFIQTNYAIGNSESQDLIRSQLQVSQLDDKLHANRQMQSRLLSQLSEWLGSGWLNQSSAPKANIATDWGRLDQQLTSHSGSGYFNLLNQHPMAKMADIQIAANETQVSIAEEAYKPQFGVEAMYAHRQAPNMRGAPAPDLLSAYVTMDIPLFTGNRQDKNHAAAQYQVVASKSSKDALLAQMNAKVNALMMDRQNLSERFERYQQSLLPQAKARTRAVERGYENNTAQFSDVITASSDELAIEIEALRLETDLNIVSSNLAYFLGGFEYHAETPVISQPSSTKQP; encoded by the coding sequence ATCGTTCTATTCGCACCGGCTGCACAAGCATCAAGTAGCGCGGGAGCACCACAGCAATCTCAAGCGAGCGTGCAGGCGTTATCGCTCGATACATTAATCAACATGGCGATCGCCAACGATGCCAATCGTACCCAGTATCACGCTCAATCTCGAGCGATGCGAGATACTGGTATTGCCAGCTCAACGCTGAAAGATCCGGTACTCAAGGTTGGAGTCGGCGGTTTACCGACAGACAGTTTTCGGTTTGACCAAGATCCAATGACGAATATTTCGGTCGGTATGATGCAACAGTTTGGCCGCGGCGATACGCTTGGTCTGCAAAATAAGAAAGCCCAGCAGCAAGCGGATGGTATTGAGCTTCAAGTAAAAGTCCGTGAGCTAGATATTGCGAATAGCATTACTCAGCTATGGCTTGAGCTTGGCTTTCAGCAGCACTCAGAGCGCGTACTGAAAGAAAAGCGTTCCCTGATGGTAGAAATGGAGCGATTCATTCAAACCAACTACGCCATTGGCAACAGCGAGTCACAAGATTTGATTCGTAGTCAGCTACAAGTCAGTCAGCTCGATGACAAATTGCACGCCAATAGGCAAATGCAAAGTCGGTTGCTATCTCAACTCTCCGAATGGCTGGGTTCAGGTTGGCTAAACCAAAGCTCCGCTCCTAAAGCCAATATCGCAACAGATTGGGGACGCCTTGACCAGCAATTGACTAGCCATAGTGGCTCTGGATATTTCAACTTACTTAACCAGCACCCCATGGCGAAAATGGCCGACATTCAAATTGCTGCCAATGAGACTCAGGTCTCCATCGCCGAAGAGGCCTACAAGCCGCAATTTGGTGTTGAAGCCATGTATGCCCATCGCCAAGCCCCCAACATGCGTGGCGCACCTGCACCCGATCTCCTAAGTGCCTACGTCACCATGGACATTCCCTTATTCACCGGTAATCGACAAGACAAGAACCATGCTGCCGCCCAGTACCAAGTGGTCGCATCGAAGTCGAGCAAAGATGCGTTATTGGCTCAAATGAATGCCAAGGTTAACGCGCTGATGATGGATAGACAAAACCTCAGCGAACGCTTTGAGCGCTATCAGCAAAGCTTATTACCACAAGCCAAAGCGCGCACTCGAGCTGTAGAGCGAGGTTACGAAAACAATACTGCGCAGTTTAGCGATGTGATCACCGCCTCCAGTGATGAGCTAGCCATTGAGATTGAAGCTCTGCGGTTGGAGACAGACCTCAACATTGTAAGTAGCAACTTGGCGTATTTCCTTGGTGGATTCGAATACCACGCAGAAACACCGGTTATTTCTCAGCCTTCATCAACAAAACAACCATAG